One Thermococcus eurythermalis DNA segment encodes these proteins:
- a CDS encoding DUF7411 family protein: MIERAVREIRDFAEETGLTEKRILVLFSGGKDSSLVLYLLKQAGLDVSALTFFHRWSWKETLNWAMKFTKGLGVGHYLVDITDGLLREAVGRKGPVCIHCKKVMLWNAKWFALNNGFEVLAKGDNANDKIIGALLDQCDGDIRLCGIPRIGVPFFRPLIKYTAEEVEALAEEAGIRPYRMYEHARRRQWREGCPLQYIDKEETIRPELMDLAYRVNYEVSKIARRRKVRISVRVPSFEVMAWNPDEETLRGIGEVVRRFKGGSDASVRKA, encoded by the coding sequence ATGATTGAGAGGGCCGTCAGGGAAATCAGGGACTTCGCAGAGGAGACCGGGCTCACGGAAAAGAGAATCCTCGTCCTTTTCTCAGGGGGAAAGGACAGTTCTCTAGTCCTTTACTTGCTTAAACAGGCCGGTCTCGACGTTTCAGCTCTGACTTTCTTCCACCGCTGGAGCTGGAAGGAGACGCTCAACTGGGCGATGAAGTTCACGAAAGGCCTCGGAGTTGGGCATTACCTCGTTGACATCACGGACGGCCTTCTCCGCGAGGCAGTTGGGAGAAAGGGGCCGGTATGCATACACTGCAAGAAGGTGATGCTCTGGAACGCCAAGTGGTTCGCCCTCAACAACGGCTTTGAAGTCCTCGCCAAGGGCGACAACGCCAACGACAAAATCATAGGGGCATTACTCGACCAGTGCGATGGCGACATAAGGCTCTGCGGGATACCGAGGATAGGAGTGCCTTTCTTCAGGCCCCTCATAAAGTACACCGCCGAAGAGGTCGAGGCACTGGCGGAGGAAGCCGGCATAAGGCCGTACCGCATGTACGAGCACGCGAGGAGGAGGCAGTGGCGTGAGGGCTGTCCGCTCCAGTATATCGACAAAGAGGAGACCATAAGGCCGGAGCTCATGGATCTGGCATACCGGGTGAACTACGAGGTGAGCAAAATAGCGAGGAGGCGGAAGGTAAGGATTAGCGTCCGCGTCCCCAGCTTTGAGGTGATGGCCTGGAACCCAGATGAGGAGACCCTCCGTGGGATTGGTGAAGTTGTCAGGCGCTTTAAGGGTGGTTCCGATGCTTCCGTCCGGAAAGCTTAG
- a CDS encoding sugar phosphate nucleotidyltransferase has product MKAVILAGGFGTRLRPLSSTRPKPMIPVLGKPNLQYILDALEKVEEIDEIILSVHYMRGEIREFIDEKMPDYPKEIRFVNDPMPLETGGALKNVEDYVSEDFLVIYGDVFTNFDYRELIKAHRENEGLITVAATKVYDPERFGVLEMDESGKVLHFEEKPKRPKSNLVDAGIYVVNKKVLEEIPRGKEVYFEREILPRFVERGQVYAYKMPKGTYWVDLGTPEDFFYAHQIALDEMARENGYFYIAETAEVPEDVEIQGPVYIDEGVKIGHGVKIKAYSYIGPNTVIEDKAYIKRSVLIGNDIIKEGAELKDAILGEGVVVGKDVIVKENAVIGDYAKIYDGLVIYGAKVLPWKKVEEYEAYIKIKLDPTKVRPGQYPDRCPLGLPECIYKKFKAIAGEKPPCDECIENQWLF; this is encoded by the coding sequence ATGAAAGCCGTAATCCTTGCAGGCGGTTTTGGAACGAGGCTCAGGCCGCTCTCATCAACGAGACCGAAGCCGATGATTCCTGTTCTCGGAAAGCCCAACCTCCAGTACATCCTCGATGCCCTTGAGAAGGTCGAGGAGATTGACGAGATTATTCTCTCAGTCCACTACATGAGGGGCGAGATAAGGGAGTTCATAGACGAAAAGATGCCAGATTATCCCAAGGAGATACGCTTCGTAAACGACCCGATGCCCCTTGAGACGGGCGGTGCGCTGAAGAACGTTGAGGACTACGTGAGCGAGGACTTCCTTGTGATTTACGGTGACGTCTTCACCAACTTCGACTACCGCGAGCTCATAAAGGCCCACCGCGAGAACGAGGGCCTTATAACGGTTGCAGCGACCAAGGTCTACGACCCGGAGCGCTTTGGAGTCCTTGAGATGGACGAGAGCGGAAAGGTGCTCCACTTTGAAGAGAAGCCCAAGAGGCCGAAGAGCAACCTCGTCGATGCGGGAATCTACGTCGTTAACAAGAAGGTGCTCGAGGAAATCCCCCGGGGCAAAGAGGTCTACTTCGAGCGCGAAATCCTTCCGAGGTTCGTCGAGCGCGGCCAGGTCTACGCCTACAAGATGCCGAAGGGAACCTACTGGGTAGACCTCGGAACTCCTGAGGACTTCTTCTACGCCCACCAGATTGCACTCGATGAGATGGCGAGGGAGAACGGCTACTTCTACATAGCAGAGACGGCAGAAGTCCCTGAGGACGTTGAGATTCAGGGGCCGGTCTACATTGACGAGGGCGTCAAGATAGGGCATGGCGTAAAGATAAAAGCCTACTCATACATCGGGCCAAACACCGTGATAGAGGACAAGGCCTACATCAAGCGCTCCGTCCTCATCGGAAACGACATAATCAAGGAAGGGGCCGAGCTCAAGGACGCAATCCTCGGCGAGGGAGTTGTCGTCGGCAAGGACGTCATCGTAAAGGAGAACGCCGTTATCGGAGACTACGCCAAGATTTACGACGGGCTTGTCATCTACGGCGCCAAAGTCCTGCCTTGGAAGAAGGTCGAGGAGTACGAGGCCTACATCAAGATAAAGCTCGACCCGACGAAGGTCAGGCCCGGCCAGTACCCAGACCGCTGTCCACTCGGCCTTCCAGAGTGTATCTACAAGAAGTTCAAGGCAATAGCCGGCGAGAAACCGCCGTGCGATGAGTGTATCGAGAACCAGTGGCTATTCTGA
- a CDS encoding phosphoribosyltransferase encodes MKKFPAKLASWDDIERWAKEGAWNILEGGWRPDVVVGLARGGWVAARLYCDYLGVKDLVSLKVEHWGVTATPDGKAKLRYGTNYDLGGKKVLIVDDISDTGESLTLAKNYVEGQKPAEVRVATLLTIKGSRFKPDYYGEEIDWAWIVFPWNFVEDMINLVGNILEEKEAVSTDEIVGLFKELHGMEVPKGKLEEALRMAEMRKVFKFRDGKWRKA; translated from the coding sequence ATGAAGAAGTTTCCTGCTAAGCTTGCTTCTTGGGACGACATAGAAAGATGGGCAAAGGAAGGGGCTTGGAACATTCTGGAAGGAGGCTGGAGACCAGACGTGGTGGTTGGACTCGCAAGGGGCGGCTGGGTTGCGGCGAGGCTCTACTGCGACTATCTCGGCGTCAAAGACCTCGTCAGCCTGAAGGTCGAGCACTGGGGCGTTACAGCTACACCTGACGGCAAGGCGAAGCTCAGGTACGGCACCAACTACGACCTGGGCGGCAAGAAGGTTCTCATCGTGGACGACATAAGCGACACCGGAGAGAGCCTGACCCTGGCCAAGAACTACGTCGAAGGCCAGAAGCCCGCAGAGGTAAGGGTCGCAACGCTCCTTACCATCAAGGGCTCCCGCTTCAAGCCGGACTACTACGGCGAGGAAATCGACTGGGCCTGGATAGTCTTCCCGTGGAACTTCGTCGAAGACATGATTAACCTCGTGGGCAACATTCTTGAGGAGAAAGAAGCTGTGAGCACCGACGAGATTGTTGGGCTCTTCAAGGAGCTTCACGGTATGGAAGTCCCAAAGGGCAAGCTCGAAGAGGCCCTCAGGATGGCAGAGATGAGGAAAGTTTTTAAGTTCCGTGACGGGAAGTGGCGCAAAGCCTGA
- the feoB gene encoding ferrous iron transport protein B, with amino-acid sequence MAMKVVALAGNPNVGKTTIFNDLTGMRQHVGNWPGVTVEKKEGVFEYKGERFLVVDLPGTYSLTAHSIDELVARDFLLNGNPDVVVNVVDATSVLRNLYLTMEIFEMGLKNVVIALNKMDLAEKKGIRIDPLKMSKVLGVPVVPLNAKEGAGLDELKKKIWEMANGMIKTSPVLPRYDPEVEREIEHISKCLAGTELAERYPLRWLAIKLLQRDDEIMKLVLRHIGEEKLKEIMTHIGEAEARYGRAMDLIIAGQKYEFIDGLTHEFMSYGSAKETLTDQLDRILVHPVYGFIAMAFVFYLVFKFVFTFGFPLQGVLDDAFGRLGEWVAPHIADETLRGLLVDGIIGGVGSVLSFFPLVFLLFLALSFLEDLGYMARVAVLMEGILRKFGLPGKAIIPLILGLGCNVPAVMATRTLDEEKDRLVAMFVNPFIPCSARLSVISFLVGTFFGGDALVALAIYLISLGVALLSAKLVSRFVPGEESPFVIELPEFLLPSWKSLLLHSWERSKEFVKKAGTVILVGSIVIWYLSNYPVPIGTGKSYAERLGHLVEPYLHLMGLDWKAGVSLIFGIIAKENVISTYSILYGGLSGEALREAIMGAMSSLQGFVLAVVTTLYIPCVATIGAIRAESNWKWALAVTVYMITVASLVGVIIWHVGTVLGL; translated from the coding sequence ATGGCAATGAAGGTCGTCGCTCTGGCTGGGAACCCGAACGTGGGGAAGACCACGATATTTAACGACCTGACCGGAATGCGCCAGCACGTCGGCAACTGGCCGGGTGTCACGGTGGAGAAGAAGGAGGGAGTCTTCGAGTACAAGGGGGAGCGCTTCCTCGTGGTTGATTTGCCCGGAACTTACTCTCTCACGGCCCACTCCATCGACGAGCTCGTTGCGAGGGACTTTCTCCTCAACGGGAACCCCGACGTCGTTGTGAACGTCGTTGACGCGACTTCCGTCCTTAGAAACCTCTACCTCACTATGGAAATCTTTGAAATGGGTCTGAAGAACGTGGTCATCGCGCTCAACAAGATGGACCTCGCCGAGAAGAAGGGGATAAGGATAGACCCACTCAAGATGTCAAAGGTTCTCGGTGTTCCCGTCGTCCCGCTCAACGCCAAAGAAGGGGCTGGCCTGGACGAGCTAAAGAAGAAGATATGGGAGATGGCCAACGGCATGATAAAGACCAGCCCCGTGCTTCCACGCTACGACCCCGAAGTCGAGAGGGAGATAGAGCACATCTCAAAGTGCCTCGCGGGAACCGAGCTGGCCGAGCGCTACCCGCTCCGCTGGCTGGCGATAAAGCTCCTTCAGCGCGACGATGAGATAATGAAGCTCGTTTTGAGGCACATAGGCGAAGAGAAGCTGAAGGAGATAATGACCCACATAGGCGAGGCCGAAGCGCGCTACGGGCGCGCGATGGACTTAATCATAGCCGGCCAGAAGTACGAGTTCATCGACGGCCTGACCCACGAGTTCATGAGCTACGGCAGTGCAAAGGAGACCCTCACCGACCAGCTCGACAGGATTCTCGTCCACCCGGTTTACGGCTTCATAGCCATGGCATTCGTCTTCTACCTAGTCTTCAAGTTTGTCTTTACGTTTGGGTTCCCCCTCCAGGGGGTTCTCGATGACGCGTTCGGCAGGCTGGGAGAATGGGTGGCACCGCACATAGCTGACGAGACGCTCCGCGGGTTGCTCGTTGATGGTATAATCGGCGGCGTCGGTTCGGTGCTCAGCTTCTTCCCGCTGGTCTTCCTTCTCTTCCTCGCCCTCTCGTTCCTCGAAGACCTCGGCTACATGGCGAGGGTAGCGGTGCTCATGGAAGGAATACTCAGGAAGTTCGGCCTCCCCGGAAAGGCCATAATACCGCTCATCCTCGGCCTCGGCTGCAACGTCCCGGCGGTGATGGCCACAAGGACGCTCGACGAGGAAAAGGACAGGCTGGTCGCGATGTTCGTGAACCCGTTTATCCCATGCTCCGCCCGCTTGAGCGTCATCAGCTTCCTCGTCGGGACGTTCTTTGGGGGGGACGCGCTCGTTGCGCTGGCAATCTACCTGATAAGTTTGGGCGTGGCCCTGCTCTCTGCAAAGCTCGTCAGCAGGTTCGTTCCAGGTGAGGAGAGCCCCTTCGTGATTGAACTACCGGAGTTCCTTCTCCCCAGCTGGAAGAGCCTGCTCCTTCATTCCTGGGAGAGGAGCAAGGAGTTCGTCAAGAAAGCGGGAACCGTGATCCTCGTGGGTTCGATAGTGATATGGTACCTCAGCAACTATCCGGTGCCCATTGGAACCGGGAAGAGCTACGCCGAGAGGCTCGGGCACCTCGTTGAGCCATACCTTCACCTCATGGGGCTTGACTGGAAGGCTGGAGTGAGCCTGATATTTGGAATAATCGCCAAGGAGAACGTTATATCAACGTACAGCATACTCTACGGCGGTCTGAGCGGTGAAGCACTCAGAGAAGCCATTATGGGTGCGATGAGCTCCCTCCAGGGCTTTGTCCTGGCTGTTGTCACGACGCTCTACATCCCGTGTGTAGCAACGATAGGCGCCATAAGGGCAGAGAGCAACTGGAAGTGGGCACTAGCAGTCACGGTTTACATGATAACTGTTGCCTCCCTCGTTGGAGTCATCATCTGGCACGTTGGAACGGTGCTGGGGTTGTGA
- a CDS encoding molybdopterin-binding protein, producing MFAEILTIGDELLTGNTVDSNSAFIAQKLTEKGYWVKRKTTVGDDVEEIKSAVQEVLARKPEVLVISGGLGPTHDDVTMLAVAGALNRKLVLCEGCLERIKAFYRGLYEKGLIDDPELNDARRKMAYLPEGAVPLENTEGAAPGAYIEHGGVRIFVLPGMPREMRAMLEREVLPRLGERKFVQRKLLAEITDESKLAPILNETLKRFKVRIHSSPKGFGKYIGIIIFGESEEEIERAKALMEEMGVRFGEGW from the coding sequence ATGTTCGCCGAGATACTGACCATAGGGGACGAGCTCCTCACCGGAAACACCGTGGACAGTAACTCCGCCTTCATCGCCCAGAAGCTCACCGAGAAGGGATACTGGGTGAAGAGGAAGACCACAGTTGGCGATGACGTCGAGGAGATAAAGAGCGCGGTTCAGGAAGTCCTTGCGAGGAAACCGGAGGTTCTGGTGATTTCGGGCGGTCTCGGGCCAACCCACGACGACGTTACGATGCTTGCCGTAGCGGGAGCCCTCAACAGGAAGCTCGTTCTCTGCGAGGGGTGCCTTGAGAGGATTAAAGCGTTTTACCGCGGGCTCTACGAGAAAGGCCTGATTGACGACCCGGAACTTAACGACGCGAGGAGGAAAATGGCCTACCTCCCAGAGGGTGCAGTGCCCCTTGAAAACACCGAAGGTGCCGCCCCTGGGGCTTACATCGAGCACGGAGGGGTCAGGATATTCGTCCTCCCGGGGATGCCCCGCGAAATGAGGGCAATGCTAGAAAGGGAAGTCCTGCCGAGGCTCGGTGAGAGGAAGTTCGTCCAGAGAAAGCTTTTGGCCGAGATAACCGACGAGAGCAAGCTCGCGCCGATACTCAACGAGACGCTGAAGCGCTTCAAGGTGAGAATTCATTCCTCGCCCAAAGGCTTCGGCAAGTACATCGGGATAATAATTTTTGGCGAGAGCGAGGAGGAGATAGAGAGGGCCAAGGCCCTTATGGAGGAAATGGGGGTCCGCTTTGGGGAGGGCTGGTAA
- a CDS encoding phosphorylating glyceraldehyde-3-phosphate dehydrogenase, translating into MAKVKVGINGYGTIGKRVAYAVTKQDDMKLVGVTKTKPDFEAYRARELGIPVYAASEEFLPRFENVGFEVAGTLNDLLNEVDIIVDATPGGMGEKNKPLYEKAGVKAIFQGGEKASVAEVSFVAQANYENALGKDYVRVVSCNTTGLTRTLSAIQDYIDYVYAVMIRRAADPNDSKRGPVNAITPSVTVPSHHGPDVQTVIPINIETSAFVVPTTLMHVHSIMVELKKPVEAKDVVDIFENTTRVLLFEKEKGFESTAQLIEFARNLHREWNNLYEIAVWKESISVRGNRLFYIQAVHQESDVVPENIDAIRAMFELADKWESIKKTNKSLGILK; encoded by the coding sequence ATGGCTAAGGTGAAGGTTGGGATTAACGGTTACGGGACTATAGGTAAGAGAGTGGCCTACGCGGTCACGAAGCAGGACGACATGAAGCTCGTCGGCGTCACCAAGACGAAGCCGGACTTCGAGGCCTACCGCGCGAGGGAGCTCGGAATTCCCGTCTACGCGGCGAGCGAGGAGTTCCTGCCGAGGTTTGAAAATGTAGGCTTTGAAGTCGCCGGAACCCTGAACGACCTCCTCAACGAGGTTGACATCATCGTTGACGCCACGCCCGGAGGAATGGGCGAAAAGAACAAGCCCCTCTACGAGAAGGCTGGCGTCAAGGCCATCTTCCAGGGCGGCGAGAAGGCGAGCGTCGCCGAGGTCTCCTTCGTGGCCCAGGCGAACTACGAGAATGCCCTCGGCAAGGACTACGTTAGGGTTGTCTCGTGCAACACGACGGGCCTGACGAGGACACTCTCTGCCATTCAGGACTACATCGATTACGTTTACGCTGTGATGATTCGCCGCGCCGCCGACCCAAACGACTCGAAGCGCGGACCGGTCAACGCCATAACGCCGAGCGTCACTGTTCCGTCGCACCACGGGCCGGACGTCCAGACGGTAATCCCGATAAACATCGAGACGAGCGCCTTCGTCGTCCCAACAACTCTCATGCACGTCCACAGCATCATGGTCGAGCTGAAGAAGCCGGTTGAGGCAAAGGACGTCGTAGATATCTTCGAGAACACCACGCGCGTGCTCCTCTTCGAGAAGGAGAAGGGCTTTGAGAGCACCGCCCAGCTCATAGAGTTCGCCCGCAACCTCCACCGTGAGTGGAACAACCTCTATGAGATTGCAGTCTGGAAGGAGAGCATAAGCGTCCGCGGAAACAGGCTCTTCTACATCCAGGCCGTCCACCAGGAGAGCGACGTTGTGCCGGAGAACATAGACGCGATAAGGGCCATGTTCGAGCTCGCCGACAAGTGGGAGAGCATAAAGAAGACGAACAAAAGCTTGGGGATTTTGAAGTGA
- a CDS encoding AIR synthase family protein, whose translation MLPSGKLRNDVLREVIFPNLGVEDAKVIYGPRAGFDSAVLEYDEENYLVVATDPVIGVPKEAFGFFAYHFAASDVAVFGAEPRWLVLNLLFPEGTSEEYVREVMTDVNEECLKYGGSVIGGHTGVYPSIPEPMGTSAVAGIVRKDKLRLPIARPGDRIVVTAKVGLEFAVSAAYFRGRELLGVLTKKELMRLKRSFYFETVVPDALIARPFARGMHDATEGGLTALHEIADNSGVGFRVYADKLHLDPLVKKVLDFYGLEPWSVSSTGTLIAIVPPEKSDVLITELLKNGILAFELGGFTEDKERVLIENGDERPFPEFKGDPYVELYGKQEDKPGK comes from the coding sequence ATGCTTCCGTCCGGAAAGCTTAGGAACGACGTCCTGCGCGAGGTTATATTCCCGAACCTCGGTGTGGAGGACGCTAAGGTCATCTACGGGCCGAGGGCAGGTTTTGACTCCGCGGTCCTGGAATACGACGAAGAAAACTACCTCGTCGTTGCAACGGATCCCGTGATTGGCGTTCCCAAAGAAGCCTTCGGGTTCTTCGCATACCACTTTGCGGCCAGCGACGTTGCGGTTTTCGGTGCCGAGCCAAGATGGCTTGTGCTGAACCTTCTATTTCCGGAGGGCACATCAGAGGAATACGTCAGGGAGGTAATGACCGACGTAAACGAGGAGTGCCTCAAGTACGGGGGGTCTGTTATAGGGGGGCACACTGGGGTTTACCCCTCCATCCCCGAACCAATGGGCACCTCAGCGGTTGCAGGAATAGTGCGGAAGGACAAGCTCAGGTTGCCGATAGCGAGACCGGGCGATAGAATAGTCGTGACGGCCAAGGTAGGCCTTGAGTTCGCGGTCTCTGCCGCATACTTCAGGGGGAGGGAACTCCTCGGCGTGCTGACCAAAAAGGAATTGATGAGACTAAAGCGCTCCTTTTACTTCGAGACCGTCGTTCCGGATGCCCTGATAGCGAGGCCCTTCGCCAGGGGAATGCACGATGCGACGGAAGGTGGTCTAACCGCTCTTCACGAGATAGCGGACAACTCAGGAGTCGGCTTCAGGGTCTACGCGGATAAGCTCCACCTCGACCCACTGGTCAAGAAAGTCCTTGACTTCTACGGGCTTGAGCCCTGGAGCGTCTCCTCGACGGGGACGCTGATAGCGATAGTGCCGCCTGAGAAAAGTGATGTTTTAATTACAGAATTGCTTAAAAATGGAATTCTGGCATTTGAGCTCGGCGGGTTCACTGAGGATAAAGAAAGGGTGCTCATAGAGAACGGCGACGAAAGGCCCTTCCCGGAGTTCAAGGGCGACCCCTACGTGGAGCTCTACGGTAAGCAGGAGGACAAGCCAGGGAAATAA
- a CDS encoding FeoA family protein, producing MVVPLLSLLPGERGIVVDLRGGPNFRSRLYAMGLAPGAVVRVLENYPRGPLIVEVGGTRIALGKGMAARVFVRKL from the coding sequence ATGGTTGTGCCTTTACTCTCACTGCTTCCCGGAGAGAGGGGAATTGTGGTCGACCTGCGGGGCGGCCCGAACTTCAGGAGCAGGCTATATGCAATGGGATTAGCCCCCGGGGCCGTCGTCAGGGTTCTAGAGAACTACCCCAGAGGCCCCCTCATAGTTGAAGTCGGCGGAACGAGGATTGCACTGGGCAAAGGAATGGCTGCAAGGGTTTTTGTAAGAAAGCTCTGA
- a CDS encoding mRNA surveillance protein pelota, translated as MQIIEEKPKEGIVKVKAETLDDLWHLYHVIDPGDVVYAKTLRKQSQRADSLRAEKVEVIPVYLGVRAEKINFHRFANQVRVTGPIVYASRDDVPLGKYHTITIEEGTVVTIQKPRWKEHHIERLREAIEASKRAKVMIVVVDDGEADIALVREYGVEMVASIRRNLGGKRYNTDRESEEKKFFHDLAKTVTELMEREKIERAIVAGPGFVKEDFYKFLRENYPELAKKVVIEDTSVTGRTGIYEVIKRGTVDKVYHENRVAKEVQLVEKVLENIAKNNGLAAYGLREVEEAVNYGAVETLLVLDELLKSEHREKIEELMDAVRYARGEVVIVSSEHEGGEKLKALGGLAALLRFRVK; from the coding sequence GTGCAGATAATCGAAGAGAAGCCCAAGGAGGGCATAGTGAAGGTTAAAGCAGAGACCCTTGACGACCTCTGGCACCTCTACCACGTCATAGACCCCGGCGACGTAGTCTACGCCAAGACGCTGAGAAAGCAGTCCCAGAGAGCTGACTCGCTCCGCGCTGAGAAGGTCGAGGTAATACCCGTCTACCTCGGCGTTAGGGCCGAGAAGATAAACTTCCACCGCTTTGCGAACCAGGTTCGCGTTACAGGGCCGATAGTTTACGCGAGCAGGGACGACGTGCCCCTTGGCAAGTACCACACGATAACGATTGAGGAAGGAACGGTTGTAACAATCCAGAAGCCCCGCTGGAAGGAGCACCACATCGAGCGCCTCAGGGAGGCGATAGAGGCCTCAAAGCGGGCCAAAGTGATGATAGTCGTCGTTGACGACGGCGAGGCAGACATAGCGCTGGTGAGGGAGTACGGCGTCGAGATGGTCGCGAGCATAAGGAGGAACCTCGGCGGGAAGCGCTACAACACCGACAGGGAGAGTGAGGAGAAGAAGTTCTTCCACGACTTAGCAAAGACCGTGACGGAGCTCATGGAGAGGGAGAAAATTGAGAGGGCAATAGTTGCCGGCCCCGGCTTCGTCAAGGAGGACTTCTACAAGTTCCTGCGCGAGAACTACCCGGAGCTGGCCAAGAAGGTCGTCATCGAGGACACGAGCGTGACCGGCAGGACGGGCATCTACGAGGTCATCAAGCGCGGGACAGTGGACAAGGTATACCACGAGAACCGCGTCGCCAAGGAAGTCCAGCTCGTCGAGAAGGTTCTTGAGAACATAGCCAAGAACAACGGATTAGCCGCCTACGGCCTCAGGGAAGTTGAAGAGGCTGTGAACTACGGCGCAGTTGAGACGCTCCTCGTCCTCGACGAGCTGTTGAAGAGCGAGCACAGAGAGAAGATTGAGGAGCTCATGGACGCCGTGAGGTACGCGAGGGGCGAAGTGGTCATCGTCAGCTCGGAGCACGAGGGCGGTGAGAAGCTGAAGGCTCTGGGCGGCCTCGCGGCTCTGCTGAGGTTCAGGGTGAAGTGA
- the tiaS gene encoding tRNA(Ile2) 2-agmatinylcytidine synthetase TiaS — translation MLLHIGIDDTDSPNGMCTTYLGALLYRELSRIAEPVDLPRLIRLNPNVPYKTRGNGAVAMTFEADEEVIPEIKNTVLFYVNQLADFTHENTNPGVVFFEGEIPEELREFSLKALREHVTIEEAEKVARTVGAEFFKFKLGRGIIGSLGAIGYPLKRFTYELLAYRERENWGTPRRVDEESVFLADKWSYPFTYDNVDPYKRTVLITPHGKDPVLVGIRGIDRGKVLQTFEMIKFEEPVAFYQLYKTNQNTDDHLTPKKIGELKTYDSAVVRGRVARPYWERGRHVFFELEDETGKIRVAAFEPTKKFRNWVRKLLPGDEIIAAGGVKEHEGILTLNLEKFYPVKLVPQIEYRKPKCPKCGGTMKSKGDYLKCKRCGYKMPKKLIPVEVPRELERKIYEVPPDARKHLSRPLVLPGGEERILEALEVLK, via the coding sequence ATGCTCCTCCACATCGGAATTGACGACACCGACTCACCAAACGGCATGTGCACCACCTACCTCGGCGCGCTCCTCTACCGCGAGCTTTCCAGGATAGCGGAGCCCGTAGACCTGCCGAGGCTCATCAGGCTGAACCCGAACGTCCCGTACAAGACAAGGGGCAATGGAGCGGTGGCGATGACCTTCGAGGCCGACGAAGAAGTTATTCCAGAGATTAAGAACACCGTCCTCTTCTACGTGAATCAGCTCGCGGACTTCACCCACGAGAACACGAACCCCGGAGTCGTCTTTTTTGAGGGCGAAATTCCCGAAGAGCTCCGCGAGTTCTCGCTTAAAGCCCTTAGAGAGCACGTGACCATTGAAGAGGCCGAAAAGGTCGCTAGAACAGTTGGAGCGGAGTTCTTCAAGTTCAAGCTCGGGCGCGGGATAATCGGCTCCCTCGGCGCAATCGGCTACCCCCTTAAGCGCTTCACCTACGAGCTTTTGGCCTACCGCGAGCGTGAAAACTGGGGGACGCCGAGGCGGGTTGACGAGGAGAGCGTTTTCCTCGCCGACAAATGGAGCTACCCCTTCACCTACGACAACGTTGACCCCTACAAGAGGACGGTCTTGATAACGCCCCACGGCAAAGACCCCGTCCTCGTTGGCATCAGAGGGATTGACAGGGGAAAAGTCCTCCAGACCTTCGAGATGATTAAGTTTGAAGAGCCCGTCGCCTTCTACCAGCTCTACAAGACGAACCAGAACACCGACGACCACCTGACGCCCAAGAAAATCGGGGAGTTAAAGACCTACGACAGCGCCGTCGTGAGGGGAAGGGTTGCCCGCCCGTACTGGGAGCGCGGGAGGCACGTCTTCTTCGAGCTTGAGGACGAGACCGGGAAGATACGCGTCGCGGCCTTTGAGCCGACGAAGAAGTTTAGAAATTGGGTCAGAAAGCTCCTGCCGGGCGATGAAATCATAGCCGCCGGAGGAGTTAAGGAGCACGAGGGAATCCTGACGCTCAACCTCGAAAAGTTCTACCCTGTGAAGCTCGTCCCTCAAATCGAGTACCGGAAGCCGAAGTGCCCGAAGTGCGGAGGGACGATGAAGAGCAAGGGCGACTACCTCAAGTGCAAGCGCTGTGGCTATAAGATGCCGAAGAAGCTCATTCCGGTTGAAGTCCCGCGCGAGCTGGAGAGGAAGATTTACGAGGTTCCGCCCGATGCAAGAAAGCACCTGTCGAGGCCGCTGGTGCTGCCGGGTGGGGAAGAGAGGATTTTGGAGGCGCTGGAAGTTCTGAAATGA
- a CDS encoding DUF4870 domain-containing protein: MEGEVRKTSLGIDENLEGLLAYLLWWLTGIILLLLEKESYFVRFHAMQSTVTFLFFTVAIRVFEAIPIIGGLIAYLLSLVALIAWIVGMVKAYRGELYKFPIFGDLAEQWVDKVNL, from the coding sequence ATGGAGGGCGAAGTCAGAAAGACATCGCTAGGAATTGACGAGAACCTTGAGGGACTGCTCGCGTACCTGCTCTGGTGGCTCACGGGAATAATACTGCTCCTGCTGGAAAAGGAGAGCTACTTTGTCCGATTCCACGCCATGCAGTCGACGGTGACATTCCTGTTTTTCACAGTGGCAATAAGAGTTTTTGAGGCTATACCCATCATTGGGGGTCTTATCGCCTACCTGCTGTCGCTCGTCGCCCTCATAGCATGGATTGTGGGCATGGTCAAGGCCTACCGGGGGGAGCTCTACAAGTTCCCAATCTTCGGGGACCTCGCCGAGCAGTGGGTTGATAAGGTCAACCTCTGA